Proteins co-encoded in one Myxococcus xanthus genomic window:
- a CDS encoding SLC13 family permease, whose product MALAIFLFTYVFIAGARLPYLKLDRPGGALLGAVLMVVFGVVTPAEVFNHSADANRHAIDADTIVLLLGMMLLAAYMSQASFFRTAGAWAVRRAHTPRRLLLAVTFISAALSAFLVNDTVCLMLTPLVLATVEDARLPPAPYLLAVCMGSNSGSVATFTGNPQNMLIQGASGLSYASFAAYMALPALLSTAVVAAGLLYLFRHDLPVKQFEPNPPPPPVDRGLLVLTLTVLSGVVVAFFAGLPMSWSALAGAALVMALARREPREALERVDWVLLLFFASLFVVVYGVNKHGYAEDIRVLFEPLMAGPPLRETLGFAGLTLVASNLFSNVPFVMLARTWVPTLHDVELGWHVLALGSTLAGNLTLVGSVANLIVFEAARGKVNMSFLRFLRVGLPVTLVSFVVGLSVLLVEHALF is encoded by the coding sequence GTGGCCCTCGCCATCTTCCTGTTCACCTACGTCTTCATCGCCGGTGCGCGCCTTCCGTACCTGAAGCTGGACCGCCCCGGGGGCGCGCTGCTGGGGGCCGTGCTGATGGTCGTCTTCGGCGTCGTCACTCCGGCCGAGGTCTTCAACCACAGCGCCGACGCGAACCGTCACGCCATCGACGCGGACACCATCGTCCTCCTGCTGGGGATGATGCTGCTGGCGGCGTACATGTCCCAGGCGTCCTTCTTCCGCACCGCGGGCGCGTGGGCCGTGCGCAGGGCGCACACGCCCCGGCGGTTGCTGCTCGCCGTGACGTTCATTTCGGCCGCGCTGTCCGCGTTCCTGGTGAATGACACCGTGTGTTTGATGCTCACGCCCCTGGTGCTGGCCACCGTGGAGGACGCGCGCCTGCCGCCGGCTCCGTACCTGCTCGCGGTGTGCATGGGCAGCAACAGCGGCTCGGTGGCGACCTTCACCGGCAACCCGCAGAACATGCTCATCCAGGGCGCCTCCGGGCTGTCCTACGCCAGCTTCGCGGCGTACATGGCCCTGCCTGCCCTGCTCTCCACAGCGGTGGTCGCCGCCGGACTCCTGTATCTGTTCCGGCATGACCTGCCCGTGAAGCAATTCGAGCCCAACCCTCCACCTCCGCCCGTGGACCGGGGCCTGTTGGTGCTCACCTTGACGGTGCTATCCGGGGTTGTCGTGGCCTTCTTCGCCGGGCTGCCCATGAGCTGGAGCGCCCTGGCCGGCGCGGCCCTGGTGATGGCCCTGGCGCGCCGCGAGCCACGCGAGGCGCTGGAGCGCGTGGACTGGGTGCTGCTGCTCTTCTTCGCGAGCCTGTTCGTGGTCGTCTATGGCGTGAACAAGCACGGCTACGCGGAGGACATCCGCGTCCTGTTCGAGCCCCTCATGGCGGGTCCGCCCCTTAGGGAGACGCTGGGCTTCGCGGGGCTGACGCTGGTGGCGTCCAACCTGTTCAGCAACGTGCCCTTCGTCATGCTGGCGCGGACGTGGGTGCCCACGCTGCACGACGTGGAGCTGGGCTGGCACGTGCTCGCGCTGGGCTCCACGCTGGCGGGCAACCTCACGCTGGTGGGAAGCGTGGCCAACCTCATCGTGTTCGAGGCCGCGCGCGGGAAGGTCAACATGAGCTTCCTCCGCTTCCTCCGCGTGGGCCTCCCGGTGACGCTCGTCAGCTTCGTCGTGGGGCTGAGCGTGCTCCTGGTGGAGCACGCGCTGTTCTGA
- a CDS encoding general secretion pathway protein GspE, with amino-acid sequence MDAGLLSETQLRSALAEQRKWGGKLGLTLVQMGYVDESSMVHALSRQLAIPTVDLEQHAASAVVLQALRADIAERYTVFPIAADPATKTLTVATADPTNVEAFQELAFHCGQRLQVVVSSASSIERAIRRHYHGEVTSTTATPLSFGMDEPTFELAPPAESAPVSMAVRAASATLAQPGRETELTQRVEELTQQVAGLERMVAQQARSLRAMLELLETRGLVTRDDYLAKVR; translated from the coding sequence ATGGACGCCGGGCTCCTCTCGGAAACCCAGCTCCGCTCCGCCCTCGCGGAACAACGCAAATGGGGCGGCAAGCTGGGCCTCACCCTGGTGCAGATGGGGTACGTGGACGAAAGCTCCATGGTCCACGCCCTGTCGCGGCAGCTCGCCATTCCCACGGTGGATCTGGAGCAGCACGCAGCGTCCGCGGTGGTGCTGCAGGCGCTCCGGGCGGACATCGCCGAGCGCTACACCGTCTTCCCCATCGCCGCGGATCCGGCCACGAAGACGCTCACCGTCGCCACCGCCGACCCCACCAACGTGGAGGCGTTCCAGGAGTTGGCCTTCCACTGTGGCCAGCGCCTCCAGGTGGTCGTCTCGAGCGCCTCGTCCATCGAGCGCGCCATCCGCCGCCACTACCACGGGGAGGTCACCTCCACGACGGCGACCCCGCTGTCCTTCGGCATGGACGAGCCCACCTTCGAGCTGGCGCCCCCGGCCGAAAGCGCTCCCGTGTCGATGGCCGTGCGCGCGGCCTCGGCGACCCTGGCGCAGCCCGGCCGTGAGACGGAGCTCACCCAGCGCGTGGAGGAGCTGACGCAGCAGGTGGCGGGGCTGGAGCGGATGGTGGCCCAGCAGGCCCGCTCGCTGCGGGCCATGCTGGAGCTCCTGGAGACGCGCGGCCTGGTGACGCGAGACGACTACCTCGCCAAGGTGCGCTGA
- a CDS encoding cyclic nucleotide-binding domain-containing protein — protein sequence MELRKLKDKASEAFTKGRFSKAAELYEDYCRAEPKDHQSRLRSGDAWVKAGQRDRAISAYQSAAEGFAREGFLPRAIAASKLILELDPAHRGVQQMLADLYARRGTPMGARARGPMSSASSVTVKTSSEPAGASRLPEAVRAAVAAIDLGERGEGASPAPLAAGGPAVDLSAELPPELSLSTNASTRGTEEVVHSVEVGLASEEGTAGVELTLDVEPVVAGTLVDDACGTDSMTSELATSVEASTIVAASIPPAMALREPEAPPLATRIPAVQPGGARPATSALPPGLAPRASQRLPAVGAARAPEPAPSAPPRSVSNSGRWQALSSPITTQAAPAASEAAAASAPPGLRARRADPPVPAGATALPGHDLSPALGASFRTAASPSSFTELELEADSLLHAVELAAQAGLDRQGLGATSISDGLEEELYSLTEEVPPDAGSLDALPTIPLFSDLPRDAFIELFERCPLRRFGPDERIIDQGSHGDAFYVICEGAVRVFRTEEGQRQDIATLEGGTFFGEMALLSGAARTASVESASDDTQLLEISASVLAELSGSHPQVAQALKKFCRQRMLTNVMNTSELFRLFGRKDRRALVERFRSRDVERDTVIIRDGDPTDGLYVVLSGEVEVRKDGHLLTQLREGDVFGEISLLQKTPATATVTATRHTTLLRLPRADFDALISSHPQILALISDLSDERLRRTQRVLTEAGVEEDLILV from the coding sequence ATGGAGTTGCGCAAGCTCAAGGACAAGGCGTCCGAGGCATTCACCAAGGGACGCTTTTCCAAGGCGGCGGAGCTCTACGAGGACTACTGCCGGGCCGAGCCCAAGGACCATCAGTCACGCCTGCGCTCCGGGGATGCCTGGGTGAAGGCGGGGCAACGGGACCGGGCCATCTCGGCGTATCAATCCGCCGCGGAAGGCTTCGCGCGCGAGGGGTTCCTTCCGCGCGCCATCGCCGCGAGCAAGCTCATCCTCGAGCTGGACCCCGCGCACCGTGGCGTGCAGCAGATGCTCGCGGACCTGTACGCGCGCCGGGGAACGCCCATGGGCGCACGTGCCCGGGGCCCGATGAGCAGCGCGTCGTCCGTGACGGTGAAGACGTCCTCCGAGCCTGCTGGGGCGTCGCGTCTGCCCGAGGCAGTGCGCGCGGCCGTCGCCGCCATTGATTTGGGGGAGAGGGGGGAGGGTGCTTCGCCAGCCCCGTTGGCGGCTGGTGGTCCCGCGGTGGACCTGTCTGCGGAGCTGCCTCCAGAGCTGTCGTTGTCCACCAACGCGTCCACGCGTGGCACCGAAGAAGTCGTCCACTCGGTCGAGGTAGGACTGGCGTCGGAAGAGGGGACCGCTGGCGTGGAGTTGACGCTGGACGTGGAGCCCGTCGTGGCAGGGACGCTGGTGGACGACGCGTGTGGAACCGATTCGATGACGTCCGAATTGGCCACGTCTGTCGAGGCATCCACGATCGTGGCGGCCTCAATCCCGCCCGCGATGGCCCTCCGTGAGCCAGAAGCGCCGCCGCTCGCGACCCGGATTCCCGCGGTTCAACCCGGAGGCGCGCGTCCGGCGACGAGTGCGTTGCCGCCAGGACTGGCACCGCGCGCGTCGCAGCGGCTGCCCGCGGTGGGCGCTGCTCGCGCGCCCGAACCCGCGCCGTCCGCACCGCCACGGTCCGTCTCGAACAGCGGCCGCTGGCAAGCCCTGTCGTCGCCCATCACCACGCAGGCAGCGCCCGCAGCTTCTGAAGCCGCGGCCGCCTCCGCGCCCCCAGGACTGCGGGCGCGCCGTGCCGACCCACCGGTCCCCGCGGGCGCCACCGCGCTCCCGGGCCACGACCTGTCACCCGCGCTGGGCGCCTCCTTCCGGACGGCGGCGAGTCCGTCCTCCTTCACCGAGTTGGAGCTGGAAGCCGACTCCCTGTTGCACGCGGTGGAGCTGGCCGCGCAGGCGGGCTTGGATCGGCAAGGCCTGGGGGCCACGTCCATCAGCGACGGCCTCGAGGAGGAGCTCTACAGCCTGACGGAGGAGGTCCCTCCCGACGCGGGTTCCCTGGACGCGCTGCCCACGATTCCGCTCTTCTCGGACCTGCCTCGCGACGCCTTCATCGAGCTGTTCGAGCGCTGCCCGCTGCGGCGCTTCGGCCCGGACGAGCGAATCATCGACCAGGGCAGCCACGGCGATGCTTTCTACGTCATCTGCGAGGGCGCGGTGCGCGTCTTCCGGACGGAGGAGGGCCAGCGCCAGGACATCGCGACGCTCGAAGGAGGCACCTTCTTCGGAGAGATGGCCCTGCTGTCCGGCGCGGCGCGCACGGCCTCGGTGGAGTCCGCGTCCGACGACACCCAGCTCCTGGAGATCTCCGCCAGCGTGCTCGCCGAGCTCTCGGGAAGCCACCCGCAGGTGGCCCAGGCCCTGAAGAAGTTCTGCCGTCAGCGCATGCTGACGAACGTGATGAACACGTCGGAGCTGTTCCGCCTCTTCGGGCGAAAGGACCGGCGCGCGCTCGTGGAGCGCTTCCGCTCCCGGGACGTGGAGCGTGACACCGTCATCATCCGTGACGGCGACCCGACGGACGGCCTCTATGTGGTCCTGTCCGGCGAGGTGGAGGTGCGCAAGGACGGCCACCTGCTGACGCAGCTCCGGGAAGGGGACGTGTTCGGAGAGATTTCCCTGCTCCAGAAGACGCCTGCCACCGCGACCGTCACCGCCACCCGGCACACCACGCTGCTGCGGTTGCCGCGCGCCGACTTCGACGCGCTCATCTCCAGCCACCCGCAAATCCTGGCCCTGATCTCCGACCTGAGCGACGAACGGCTCCGGCGCACGCAGCGCGTGCTGACCGAAGCCGGCGTCGAGGAAGACCTCATCCTCGTCTGA
- a CDS encoding HEAT repeat domain-containing protein — MRTGARPLILALALLLGCNGSRDQLLADLQSPRPEVRALAVKKLAGQGNPDDLVLFTRAAKDFAAIVRAEAAVALGESQDARVVDLLGELLEDQDEEVQGRAAMALSKVNNEKAKAYLTLQYGRRGRATRQVIVQALKNANVPGAMAEVVAAEARSQWDRNQLALTEGALPERVGAAEELGKSGRPDAVNRLLPLVRDSQVILAAAAVRGLGDAGDKRAVSPIALLLEENFPELRESAIHALMKLQDPVATQRLQLVAVEKSAVSPLAIDAIVSFPRTPQTDASLCAIVMEGAPAEALVAGRSMRTRGGCSVDTIGERLARPATAASGLQAVEGLGPAALPLLGKVVPWLSHSDATLRLLAVEAVAEVGDASVVPALQKLYEQEVKGLEALRADWVTQALPEKFGVGFDPSTMPPTPSTPGLKDERPSRHADLLGRVKELNAARVRESGRDVVRHRVPTELYDDVAPERLVPLATLLRALGALKAPGALELLTGYTQDSSAALRVAALVGLARLGPEGVNVAKAGLVEPDRDLQKALAQVLAEAGEAGQAALIEMLPKMGSEKLLVLDALTRAGAVPGSASTQLQAVVREGGPEAALAAALLGRIQAKDAVPTLVKALDEPNSVARRDVLLALGSIGDAQAADAVAKDLFHDLPEIRAAAASSLRKLGSAAHADQLEALKADYFRTVREAAGAAPASASTASEGAP, encoded by the coding sequence ATGCGAACCGGCGCGCGCCCCCTCATTCTCGCACTTGCCCTGCTTCTCGGCTGCAACGGCAGCAGGGACCAGCTTCTCGCGGACCTCCAGAGTCCTCGTCCGGAGGTCCGCGCTCTCGCGGTGAAGAAGCTGGCCGGGCAGGGCAACCCGGATGACCTCGTCCTCTTCACCCGCGCGGCGAAGGACTTCGCCGCCATCGTCCGGGCCGAGGCCGCCGTGGCGCTGGGAGAGAGCCAGGACGCCCGCGTCGTGGACCTCCTGGGCGAACTGCTCGAGGACCAGGACGAAGAGGTCCAGGGCCGCGCCGCCATGGCGCTGTCCAAGGTGAACAACGAAAAGGCCAAGGCGTACCTCACGCTCCAGTACGGACGGCGGGGCCGGGCCACGCGTCAGGTCATCGTCCAGGCCCTGAAGAACGCCAACGTTCCGGGGGCCATGGCGGAGGTGGTCGCCGCTGAGGCCCGCTCCCAGTGGGACCGCAACCAGCTCGCGCTGACCGAAGGCGCGCTGCCCGAGCGCGTGGGCGCCGCCGAGGAGCTGGGCAAGAGCGGCCGTCCCGACGCCGTCAACCGGCTGCTGCCCTTGGTTCGCGACAGCCAGGTCATCCTCGCCGCCGCCGCCGTGCGCGGGCTGGGTGACGCCGGCGACAAGCGCGCGGTGAGCCCCATCGCGTTGCTGTTGGAGGAGAACTTCCCGGAACTGCGCGAGTCCGCCATCCACGCGCTGATGAAGCTTCAGGATCCGGTGGCCACGCAGCGCCTCCAGTTGGTGGCGGTGGAGAAGAGCGCCGTCAGTCCGCTGGCCATCGACGCCATCGTGTCCTTCCCCCGGACGCCGCAGACGGATGCTTCGCTGTGCGCCATCGTCATGGAGGGCGCACCGGCGGAGGCGCTCGTCGCGGGCCGGAGCATGCGCACACGCGGCGGCTGTTCGGTGGACACCATTGGCGAGCGGCTGGCACGTCCGGCCACGGCCGCCAGTGGCCTCCAGGCCGTCGAGGGGCTGGGACCCGCGGCGCTGCCGCTGCTCGGCAAGGTGGTGCCGTGGCTGAGCCATTCGGACGCCACGCTGCGCCTGCTCGCGGTGGAGGCCGTGGCGGAGGTGGGGGATGCCTCCGTGGTGCCCGCGTTGCAGAAGCTCTACGAGCAGGAGGTCAAGGGACTGGAGGCGCTGCGCGCCGACTGGGTGACCCAAGCGCTCCCGGAGAAGTTCGGCGTGGGGTTCGACCCTTCGACCATGCCGCCCACCCCGTCGACACCTGGCCTGAAGGATGAGCGGCCGTCGCGGCACGCGGACCTGCTGGGGCGGGTGAAGGAGCTCAATGCCGCCCGGGTGCGTGAGTCCGGGCGGGACGTGGTGCGGCACCGTGTGCCCACCGAGCTGTATGACGACGTGGCGCCGGAGCGGCTGGTGCCGCTGGCGACGCTGCTGCGCGCGTTGGGGGCGCTGAAGGCGCCCGGCGCCCTGGAACTGCTCACCGGCTACACCCAGGACTCCAGCGCCGCGCTGCGCGTGGCGGCCCTGGTGGGGCTGGCGCGGCTGGGCCCCGAGGGCGTCAACGTGGCCAAGGCCGGGCTCGTCGAGCCGGACCGCGACCTGCAGAAGGCCCTGGCCCAAGTGCTGGCGGAGGCCGGCGAGGCGGGGCAGGCCGCGCTCATCGAGATGCTGCCGAAGATGGGGAGCGAGAAGCTGCTGGTGTTGGATGCGCTCACGCGCGCCGGCGCCGTGCCGGGCTCCGCTTCCACGCAGCTCCAGGCCGTGGTGCGCGAAGGTGGACCGGAAGCGGCGCTCGCGGCGGCCCTGCTGGGACGGATTCAGGCGAAGGACGCCGTGCCCACGCTGGTGAAGGCGCTGGACGAGCCCAACAGCGTGGCCCGCCGCGACGTGCTGCTGGCGCTGGGGAGCATCGGCGACGCGCAGGCGGCGGACGCGGTGGCCAAGGACCTGTTCCACGACCTGCCCGAGATTCGCGCCGCGGCGGCTTCGTCGCTCCGGAAGCTGGGCAGCGCCGCGCATGCGGACCAGTTGGAGGCCCTCAAGGCGGACTACTTCCGGACGGTGCGTGAGGCCGCGGGCGCGGCACCGGCGTCCGCGAGCACCGCGTCGGAGGGCGCTCCCTGA
- a CDS encoding pseudouridine synthase: MAAERLQKYLARAGVASRRHAEELITAGRVAVNNKTVTELGSRVEPGTDLVTVDGTLVTPPDESSYFLLYKPVGVVTTLSDPQGRPTVANYVEETGKRLFPVGRLDYDAEGALLFTDDGALAHKLTHPSFQVPRTYLAKVKGAPDTATLDKLRGGVRLEDGMATPVSVSVFEAAERNTWLKIVVAEGRPHLIKRLCAAVGHPVVRLFRPSYAGVGVEGLRPGELRPLKTSEVELLNAVSDGKAAPPTGELRLPPRRHGRAAPGFDSDDEAELSMDDDAPVAAKPARKAPARAAKTATVGGSSLARFGRPKGASAEGKPARRSFGGDEGAPRGRSFGGDKAGAPRGRSFGGDEGAPRGRSFGGDKAGAPRGRSFGGDEGRPARRSFGSDEGKPARRSFGSDEGRPARRSFGGDEGKPARRSFGSDEGRPARRSFGGDKAGSPRGRSFGSDEGRPARRSFGGDEGKPARRSFGGDEGRPARRSFGGDEGRPARRSFGGDDGAPRGRSFGGDKAGAPRSRGAGRSFGGDEGGPARRSFGGDAGSGPRSRDTGARGAGRAFGGAGGARRSFGGDEGGAPKSRGAGRPERREWSAGGDAAPRTRAPRAGGEGRPERKSWGAGAGASRAPRGEGRPYSPRSGGAGAGRPERREWKPRAEGADAPRGRGGPRREGSEGGRPARSTWTPTDESGNPRERVVRAGARKGPPAEKSGGFQDWGKKKERASAPSWSNERPRGGAGRPPPRGPRRPR, from the coding sequence ATGGCGGCCGAACGACTACAGAAGTACCTGGCCCGCGCGGGAGTTGCTTCGCGCCGGCATGCAGAAGAGCTGATTACCGCGGGCCGCGTCGCGGTGAACAACAAGACGGTGACGGAGCTGGGCAGCCGGGTGGAGCCCGGCACCGACCTGGTGACGGTGGACGGGACGCTGGTCACGCCTCCGGATGAATCCTCCTACTTCCTGCTCTACAAGCCCGTGGGCGTCGTGACGACGCTGTCGGATCCGCAGGGCCGGCCCACGGTGGCCAACTACGTGGAAGAGACGGGCAAGCGCCTGTTCCCGGTCGGCCGTCTGGACTACGACGCCGAGGGCGCGCTGCTGTTCACGGATGATGGGGCGCTGGCGCACAAGCTGACGCACCCCAGCTTCCAGGTGCCGCGCACCTACCTGGCGAAGGTGAAGGGCGCTCCGGACACGGCCACGCTGGACAAGTTGCGCGGCGGCGTGCGGCTCGAAGACGGCATGGCCACGCCGGTGTCGGTGAGCGTATTCGAGGCGGCGGAGCGGAACACCTGGCTGAAGATTGTCGTGGCGGAAGGACGTCCGCACCTCATTAAGCGGCTGTGCGCGGCGGTGGGGCACCCGGTGGTGCGTCTGTTCCGTCCGTCCTACGCCGGCGTGGGCGTGGAAGGCCTGCGCCCCGGCGAGCTGCGCCCGCTCAAGACGAGCGAGGTGGAGCTGCTGAACGCGGTGTCGGATGGCAAGGCCGCGCCGCCGACGGGGGAGCTGAGGCTGCCTCCGCGCCGGCATGGCCGGGCGGCTCCGGGCTTCGACTCTGACGATGAGGCGGAGCTGTCCATGGATGATGATGCGCCCGTGGCCGCCAAGCCCGCGCGCAAGGCGCCGGCCCGTGCGGCCAAAACCGCGACCGTGGGTGGTTCGAGCCTGGCGCGTTTCGGTCGGCCCAAGGGGGCTTCGGCCGAGGGCAAGCCCGCGCGCCGTTCGTTCGGTGGCGATGAGGGCGCGCCGCGTGGCCGTTCCTTCGGCGGTGACAAGGCTGGCGCTCCGCGTGGCCGCTCCTTCGGTGGTGACGAGGGCGCGCCGCGTGGCCGCTCCTTCGGCGGTGACAAGGCTGGCGCTCCGCGTGGCCGTTCCTTCGGTGGTGACGAGGGCAGGCCCGCGCGCCGTTCCTTCGGCAGTGACGAGGGCAAGCCCGCGCGCCGCTCCTTCGGCAGTGACGAGGGCAGGCCCGCGCGTCGTTCCTTCGGCGGTGACGAGGGCAAGCCCGCGCGCCGCTCCTTCGGCAGTGACGAGGGCAGGCCCGCGCGTCGTTCCTTCGGCGGTGACAAGGCAGGCTCGCCGCGTGGCCGTTCCTTCGGCAGTGACGAGGGCAGGCCCGCGCGCCGTTCCTTCGGCGGTGACGAGGGTAAGCCCGCGCGCCGCTCCTTCGGTGGTGACGAGGGCAGGCCTGCACGCCGCTCCTTCGGTGGTGACGAGGGAAGGCCCGCACGCCGTTCGTTCGGTGGCGATGATGGCGCACCGCGCGGCCGTTCCTTCGGCGGTGACAAGGCAGGTGCTCCTCGCAGCCGTGGTGCGGGCCGGTCCTTCGGCGGTGACGAGGGCGGACCCGCGCGCCGCTCCTTCGGCGGTGATGCGGGCAGCGGTCCGCGTAGCCGCGACACGGGCGCACGCGGTGCGGGTCGCGCATTCGGTGGTGCTGGCGGCGCCCGTCGCTCGTTTGGCGGTGACGAGGGCGGAGCCCCCAAGAGCCGTGGCGCGGGTCGTCCGGAGCGCCGTGAGTGGAGCGCGGGCGGAGACGCCGCGCCGCGGACTCGCGCACCGCGCGCGGGTGGCGAAGGCCGTCCGGAGCGCAAGTCGTGGGGTGCTGGCGCCGGCGCCAGCCGTGCCCCGCGGGGTGAAGGCCGTCCGTACTCGCCCCGTTCCGGAGGAGCGGGTGCTGGCCGCCCGGAGCGCCGTGAGTGGAAGCCTCGCGCCGAAGGGGCAGACGCTCCGCGTGGCCGGGGTGGTCCTCGCCGTGAGGGCTCCGAGGGCGGACGCCCCGCACGCAGCACCTGGACGCCCACCGACGAAAGCGGGAATCCCCGTGAACGCGTCGTCCGGGCCGGGGCTCGCAAGGGCCCTCCCGCCGAGAAGTCCGGCGGATTCCAGGACTGGGGCAAGAAGAAGGAGCGGGCGAGCGCCCCGAGCTGGAGCAATGAGCGTCCCCGAGGCGGCGCGGGCCGGCCTCCTCCCCGGGGGCCTCGCCGTCCGCGTTGA
- the scpB gene encoding SMC-Scp complex subunit ScpB translates to MTTGSNGPQDETPEPGTPGGPGPFSEEEIAAVTGPGPADELDELEAASIEEDSDEAPPDLETSFEKLLSKSRKLSTDRIRTVIESVLFVAERPLSVDELYMATGIERELIAEALNQLSGIHRDGISGIVLYEVAGGWQFRTDPHSGEYVRRYLRVKPQRLTRAAVETLAIIAYRQPVTRPEIEDIRGVDCGAVIKALMDRKLVKILGKREEVGRPILYGTSREFLEFFALKDLSALPTLREFHELTQEHREIVEKEDKPAPPAAGTVEALSDPAFTKRMEKSAAASEAALEDLEEAMAAADRTQKVSSSVLDTTPPEPETGDTTGPKPE, encoded by the coding sequence GTGACTACCGGTAGCAACGGACCGCAGGACGAGACTCCCGAACCGGGCACGCCCGGTGGCCCCGGCCCGTTCTCCGAAGAGGAAATCGCTGCTGTCACGGGCCCCGGCCCGGCGGATGAGCTGGACGAGTTGGAAGCGGCCTCCATCGAGGAGGACTCGGACGAGGCGCCTCCGGATCTGGAGACGTCGTTCGAGAAGCTCCTCTCCAAGAGCCGCAAGCTGTCCACGGACCGCATCCGCACCGTCATCGAGAGCGTGCTCTTCGTGGCGGAGCGGCCGCTGTCGGTGGACGAGCTGTACATGGCCACCGGCATCGAGCGGGAGCTCATCGCCGAGGCCCTCAACCAACTCTCCGGCATTCACCGCGACGGCATCAGCGGCATCGTGCTGTATGAGGTGGCGGGCGGGTGGCAGTTCCGGACGGACCCGCATTCGGGTGAATATGTCCGGCGTTACCTGCGGGTGAAGCCACAGCGGCTGACCCGGGCGGCGGTGGAGACGCTGGCCATCATCGCGTACCGGCAGCCGGTGACCCGGCCAGAAATCGAGGACATCCGCGGCGTGGACTGCGGCGCGGTCATCAAGGCGTTGATGGACCGCAAGCTGGTGAAGATCCTGGGCAAGCGTGAAGAAGTGGGGCGGCCCATCCTCTATGGGACGTCGCGCGAGTTCCTGGAGTTCTTCGCACTGAAGGACCTGTCGGCCCTGCCCACGCTGCGTGAGTTCCACGAGCTGACGCAGGAGCACCGAGAGATCGTCGAGAAGGAAGACAAGCCGGCGCCCCCGGCTGCGGGGACGGTGGAAGCGCTGTCGGACCCGGCATTCACGAAGCGGATGGAGAAGAGCGCGGCGGCCAGTGAAGCCGCGCTGGAGGACCTGGAAGAGGCCATGGCGGCCGCGGACCGGACACAAAAGGTCAGCTCCAGCGTCCTGGACACGACGCCCCCGGAACCCGAGACGGGTGATACGACGGGGCCCAAGCCCGAGTGA
- a CDS encoding segregation and condensation protein A, producing MSEDRRSPTDEAPREGELPRSPGDNFRIALPNFEGPLDLLLHLIKEHRVDIFDIPLALITEKYLEHLERMREINLDIAGEFLVMASTLAHLKSRMLLPRQDVASAQEGAEVLAVAEETEDPRAELVRRLLEYQKYKDAAEQLATQDLLGRDVFARNVPVEAVPIPEEEVGLQEFSVLKLVEALDRVLERLQPKLQHEVVRERVTLSEAILRVVERLRPHGQVLFESLFTEEETPSRQEVVITFLAILEMVKRRLIRVVQDEPLGPILLLPNGDALEKLAPTEVDDSDYR from the coding sequence GTGAGTGAGGACCGTCGCTCGCCGACCGATGAGGCCCCTCGGGAAGGGGAGTTGCCGCGGAGTCCTGGCGACAACTTCCGCATCGCGTTGCCCAATTTCGAAGGTCCGCTGGACCTGCTGCTCCATCTCATCAAGGAGCATCGGGTCGACATCTTCGACATTCCGCTGGCGCTGATTACGGAGAAGTACCTCGAGCACCTGGAGCGGATGCGGGAGATCAACCTCGACATCGCCGGGGAGTTCCTGGTGATGGCCTCCACCCTGGCGCACCTCAAGAGCCGCATGCTGCTGCCCCGGCAGGACGTCGCCTCGGCGCAGGAGGGGGCGGAGGTGCTCGCGGTCGCCGAGGAGACCGAGGACCCACGCGCGGAACTGGTGCGGCGCCTGCTGGAGTACCAGAAGTACAAGGACGCCGCTGAACAGCTCGCCACGCAGGACCTGCTCGGCCGCGACGTCTTCGCCCGCAACGTCCCGGTGGAGGCGGTGCCCATCCCCGAGGAGGAGGTGGGCCTCCAGGAGTTCAGCGTCCTCAAGCTGGTGGAGGCGCTCGACCGGGTGCTGGAGCGGTTGCAGCCCAAACTGCAGCACGAGGTGGTCCGGGAGCGCGTGACGCTGTCCGAGGCCATCCTCCGCGTAGTAGAGCGCCTGCGCCCGCATGGACAGGTTCTGTTCGAGAGCTTGTTCACGGAAGAGGAAACCCCGTCGCGACAGGAGGTGGTCATCACCTTCCTGGCCATCCTGGAGATGGTGAAGCGGCGGCTCATCCGGGTGGTGCAGGACGAGCCGCTGGGGCCCATCTTGCTGCTGCCCAACGGGGACGCGCTGGAGAAGCTGGCTCCCACGGAGGTCGACGACAGTGACTACCGGTAG